The following nucleotide sequence is from Triticum aestivum cultivar Chinese Spring unplaced genomic scaffold, IWGSC CS RefSeq v2.1 scaffold229092, whole genome shotgun sequence.
TCCTCAGATCAATATATCTGGTCTTGTTTACTCCCAGTATACTGATGGCACCATTTGCGGATACTCTTGGCAGTAAGTATAGGAAAACATGGCTCCGTCTTGTGCATCGTACTTTGGAGAAGGCAGGTCCTGCATTTATTAAATGGGGCCAGTGGGTGGCGACACGTCCTGATCTATTTGCAAACGACCTGTGTACCGAGTTGTCAAAGCTACACACAAAAGCACCAGCTCACAGCTATGCATATACCAAGAAAACTGTCGAGAAGGCTTTTGGTCGAAAGATATCTGAAATTTTTGAGAAATTTGAAGAAGAACCTGTAGCATCTGGAAGTGTTGCTCAAGTGCACCGGGCTGCTTTGAAATTCCGACATCCTGGCCAAAAGACGCCAAAGATTATAACAGTCGCAGTTAAAGTAAGACATCCTGGTGTAGGAGACTCAATACGGAGAGATTTCAGTATAATTAATGCTGTAGCTAAAGCTTCAAGATATATTCTAGATGAGAGTGTGCAACAGTTTGCTGTCTTCATGATGTCTCAAGTTGACCTTGCAAGGGAAGCTGCTCATTTGAGCCGGTTTATCTACAACTTCCGCAGGTGGAAAGATGTGTCATTTTCGAAACCTCTTTATCCATTTGTTCATCCTGCTGTCTTGGTCGAGACTTACGAGCTTGGGGAGAG
It contains:
- the LOC123177036 gene encoding probable serine/threonine-protein kinase abkC isoform X1 → MVIIILRSIYLVLFTPSILMAPFADTLGSKYRKTWLRLVHRTLEKAGPAFIKWGQWVATRPDLFANDLCTELSKLHTKAPAHSYAYTKKTVEKAFGRKISEIFEKFEEEPVASGSVAQVHRAALKFRHPGQKTPKIITVAVKVRHPGVGDSIRRDFSIINAVAKASRYILDESVQQFAVFMMSQVDLAREAAHLSRFIYNFRRWKDVSFSKPLYPFVHPAVLVETYELGESGSHYVDDHDGEERVKSALAHIGTHALLKMLLLAESSLQQRIN